A DNA window from Bdellovibrio sp. BCCA contains the following coding sequences:
- a CDS encoding Sec-independent protein translocase subunit TatA/TatB, producing MFGLGMSEIIFLGILALIVIGPKELPELARTLGRFINELKRSTNVLGEELKQQARIDRIDFNSPPEKNHIPHPEEKASQPEPQQMELTEAAADKKEEHKPS from the coding sequence ATGTTCGGCTTAGGCATGTCAGAAATTATTTTCCTTGGTATTTTAGCCCTGATCGTGATTGGGCCTAAAGAGCTTCCTGAATTGGCTCGAACTCTTGGTCGTTTTATCAATGAACTAAAAAGAAGCACGAACGTTCTTGGCGAAGAGTTGAAACAACAAGCTCGCATCGATCGTATTGATTTTAATTCTCCACCGGAAAAAAATCATATTCCTCATCCGGAAGAAAAAGCCTCGCAACCAGAACCTCAGCAGATGGAACTGACGGAAGCCGCCGCCGATAAAAAAGAAGAGCACAAACCATCATGA
- a CDS encoding DnaJ C-terminal domain-containing protein, with product MSKKDFYSILGVSRTATAEEIKKAYRKLAMQFHPDKNPGDKKAEEKFKEISEAYDTLSDTKKREMYDQFGHAGAQQGFGGAGGPFGGAGGFGGFGRTHGAGSNGGDPFQDIFGDVFGEIFGNARGPGGAAGARARRQQAKGTDLRYTLNISFEESALGTEKIISFVRQKGGKEESAKLSVNVPAGVKEGQRLKLSGEGDSAAGGGAAGDLYVIINIQEHPLFKRHENDVTLDLPITYTDAILGTNIEVPTLTGKAMIRIPPGTHSGQTFRLKGKGFPKLGGFGSGDMLVRVLVDTPHNLSARQKELVEELAKSTETTPLVKAFQEKVSHLMRNRK from the coding sequence TTGTCTAAAAAAGACTTCTACTCCATTTTGGGTGTCTCACGAACTGCGACGGCAGAGGAGATCAAGAAAGCTTATCGCAAGCTTGCGATGCAGTTTCACCCGGATAAAAATCCCGGCGATAAAAAGGCCGAAGAAAAATTCAAAGAGATCAGTGAAGCCTACGACACATTAAGCGACACAAAAAAACGCGAAATGTACGATCAATTCGGACACGCCGGAGCCCAACAAGGTTTCGGTGGTGCCGGGGGTCCTTTTGGCGGGGCAGGTGGCTTTGGCGGTTTCGGCAGAACACACGGTGCGGGAAGTAACGGTGGAGATCCCTTCCAGGATATCTTCGGTGATGTCTTTGGCGAAATTTTTGGAAATGCACGCGGGCCCGGTGGCGCTGCGGGCGCTCGCGCTCGACGTCAACAAGCAAAAGGCACGGACCTTCGCTACACATTAAATATTTCATTTGAAGAATCCGCTCTGGGAACTGAGAAAATCATCAGCTTTGTTCGTCAAAAAGGCGGCAAAGAAGAATCTGCAAAACTTTCTGTGAATGTTCCTGCAGGCGTGAAAGAAGGCCAGCGTCTAAAACTTTCCGGCGAAGGAGATTCCGCAGCCGGTGGCGGTGCTGCTGGTGATCTTTATGTGATCATCAACATTCAGGAACATCCTCTTTTTAAACGACACGAAAATGATGTGACTCTGGATCTGCCGATCACATACACGGATGCGATCTTAGGAACAAACATAGAAGTTCCAACTCTCACAGGGAAAGCGATGATTCGCATTCCTCCGGGAACTCACTCGGGACAAACCTTCCGACTCAAAGGAAAAGGTTTTCCAAAGCTTGGTGGATTTGGTTCCGGCGACATGCTTGTGCGCGTTCTTGTAGATACGCCTCATAATCTTTCAGCAAGGCAAAAAGAACTTGTCGAAGAACTTGCGAAGTCTACTGAAACCACTCCCCTTGTGAAAGCTTTCCAAGAAAAAGTCTCTCATCTTATGAGGAATAGAAAATGA
- a CDS encoding acetyl-CoA carboxylase biotin carboxyl carrier protein subunit — MYFEAELKGKKFKVDVTEQKSAWKVSLQEEGKDWIHYDISKNDYKQAEQYISFLFEGKSYLVDVIGQDTEYTVFTRNSFRAIKVFNDEMLLHESLKKGGGFGGDQELKSGMPGKIIEIFAKEGEIVKANKPLLIMEAMKMENEMRASRDVKIKEIKVKQGDSVESGAVLIKFEEP; from the coding sequence ATGTACTTTGAAGCAGAACTCAAAGGTAAAAAATTTAAAGTCGATGTGACCGAGCAGAAAAGCGCTTGGAAAGTTTCTTTGCAAGAAGAAGGCAAAGACTGGATTCACTACGACATTTCTAAAAACGATTACAAACAAGCCGAGCAGTACATCAGTTTCTTGTTCGAAGGAAAATCTTATCTGGTCGACGTGATCGGGCAAGATACAGAGTACACGGTTTTCACTCGTAACTCTTTCCGCGCGATCAAAGTATTCAATGATGAAATGCTTTTGCATGAATCTTTGAAAAAAGGGGGCGGCTTCGGTGGAGATCAAGAATTGAAATCAGGTATGCCTGGTAAGATTATTGAGATCTTCGCCAAAGAAGGCGAAATCGTGAAAGCTAATAAGCCATTGCTTATTATGGAAGCGATGAAAATGGAAAATGAAATGCGCGCTTCTCGCGATGTAAAAATCAAAGAGATCAAAGTGAAACAGGGTGATTCTGTCGAGTCAGGCGCTGTTTTGATTAAATTTGAAGAGCCGTAA
- a CDS encoding penicillin-binding protein activator, giving the protein MTSRFALLLTACLLASCTTVATKKRPPYRPPTAAAAKKPKAMSGMTTGKTPEQIQSETLTLPEAPKTEDALEYLKGLVAQSVQAPNKQDQETYRLHAIDIVENKLNEDQLDDVAKSSDFGYLRAHAMYRLGEMALDHKDISTAKKYFSGVTDYMPGSDLAVRSQDILQQLEASKNVQAQTVGVVLPLSGKNAPVGQRALRGLEMGLGLHIPGSSFKLAVMDSEGNPDSARRGVERLVKEDNVIAIVGSLLSKTAPAVAAKSDELGVPTVALSQRSGLTEIGPTVFRNSLTSGMQVRALVRTAMEDMGMKKFAILYPNDPYGIEFTNIFWDEVLARGGQITAVQTYSTKETDFRLVIQRLVGTYFGEARQDEFSVRLKELQHSDKKRSVRQSNLETVLPPITDFDAIFIPDSVKAMGQISAMLSYNDVRNVKLLGTNLWNTKDVARRAGNFANNLLFVDSISPTAQNRSRFMSEYKSLYNEEPSLIEIQAYDAGLILRQLIASGASSREELTQKLTSLSRFPGALGTLSMNAEREIERPVTPLTVEKGEVIPAKLVK; this is encoded by the coding sequence ATGACATCTCGATTTGCGCTTTTGCTGACAGCTTGCCTTTTGGCTTCTTGCACGACGGTAGCTACAAAAAAACGTCCTCCGTACAGGCCTCCAACCGCAGCAGCTGCAAAAAAACCAAAAGCGATGAGCGGCATGACAACCGGAAAAACGCCAGAGCAAATTCAAAGTGAAACTTTGACGTTACCTGAAGCGCCAAAAACAGAAGATGCGTTGGAATATCTTAAGGGCTTGGTCGCACAGTCTGTTCAAGCTCCTAACAAGCAAGACCAGGAAACTTATCGTCTTCATGCGATCGACATCGTCGAAAATAAGCTGAATGAAGATCAGCTTGATGACGTCGCAAAAAGTTCTGACTTCGGTTATTTGCGCGCGCACGCGATGTATCGCCTTGGTGAAATGGCTTTGGATCATAAGGATATTTCCACAGCGAAAAAATACTTCTCTGGCGTAACTGACTATATGCCAGGAAGTGATTTGGCTGTTCGTTCGCAAGATATTTTGCAACAGCTTGAAGCTTCTAAAAACGTACAAGCGCAAACAGTAGGTGTTGTTCTGCCTTTAAGTGGCAAGAACGCTCCTGTGGGACAACGTGCTTTGCGTGGTCTTGAGATGGGCTTAGGACTTCATATTCCAGGCTCAAGCTTCAAGCTTGCCGTGATGGACAGCGAAGGAAATCCAGACTCTGCTCGTCGCGGTGTTGAACGTCTTGTTAAAGAAGACAATGTGATTGCGATCGTGGGAAGTTTGCTAAGTAAAACTGCTCCTGCTGTCGCTGCAAAATCGGACGAGCTTGGTGTTCCCACTGTTGCTCTTTCTCAAAGATCAGGTCTTACAGAAATTGGTCCAACAGTTTTCAGAAATTCACTAACAAGCGGCATGCAAGTGCGCGCCTTGGTTCGCACGGCGATGGAAGACATGGGAATGAAGAAGTTCGCCATTCTTTATCCCAATGATCCGTATGGAATCGAGTTCACAAATATTTTCTGGGATGAAGTTCTAGCGCGCGGCGGACAAATTACTGCCGTGCAAACGTATTCAACGAAAGAAACGGATTTCCGTCTTGTCATTCAAAGACTTGTCGGAACTTATTTCGGCGAAGCACGCCAAGACGAGTTCTCTGTGCGTCTTAAAGAGCTGCAACACAGTGATAAAAAAAGATCTGTGCGCCAATCAAATCTTGAAACGGTTCTACCGCCCATCACAGATTTCGATGCGATTTTTATTCCTGATAGCGTGAAAGCGATGGGACAAATTTCTGCGATGCTTTCTTATAACGATGTCCGCAACGTGAAACTCTTGGGCACAAACTTGTGGAATACAAAAGATGTTGCCCGTCGCGCAGGAAACTTCGCGAACAATTTGCTCTTCGTTGATAGCATTTCTCCGACAGCGCAAAACAGATCTCGCTTCATGAGCGAGTACAAGTCTTTGTATAACGAGGAACCTTCTCTTATTGAAATTCAAGCCTATGATGCAGGTTTAATCTTGCGCCAGTTGATCGCTTCAGGCGCGAGCTCTCGTGAAGAATTGACTCAAAAACTGACGTCCCTCAGCCGCTTCCCTGGAGCCCTGGGAACCCTTTCTATGAATGCTGAGCGCGAAATTGAACGTCCCGTCACCCCGCTAACTGTTGAAAAGGGCGAGGTTATTCCCGCTAAGCTTGTAAAATAG
- a CDS encoding TraR/DksA family transcriptional regulator encodes MTSRISENLVMECRKKLLIAKQDVLNRFRTAQRELVHVEKGGDEADQSVAHIAEHSFLVSQERMRNQLVEIEMALARIEQGTFGICEETEEMIEADRLLAIPWTRLSIEGAELREAVGRKFAR; translated from the coding sequence ATGACAAGTCGTATCTCTGAAAACTTAGTGATGGAGTGCAGAAAGAAACTTCTAATTGCAAAACAGGATGTTTTGAATCGCTTCAGAACAGCCCAACGCGAACTTGTGCATGTGGAAAAAGGTGGCGACGAAGCGGATCAATCCGTCGCACACATTGCTGAACATTCATTCTTGGTTTCCCAAGAGCGCATGAGAAATCAACTTGTAGAAATCGAAATGGCTTTAGCGCGCATCGAGCAAGGCACTTTCGGAATCTGTGAAGAGACGGAAGAGATGATTGAGGCTGATAGATTGTTAGCAATTCCTTGGACACGCCTCAGTATCGAAGGTGCAGAGCTTCGAGAAGCGGTCGGTCGTAAGTTTGCACGCTAA
- a CDS encoding TraR/DksA family transcriptional regulator, with protein MNVTELSETELKNLKESLLFQKSSILNKTHEFKAEQSSITSVADEAEVASLDISNNISIHLHERDRTALYAIERALSKIAEGTYGQCEACGEIISARRLQARPFTALCIDCMEEQESHSNLFQ; from the coding sequence ATGAACGTAACCGAACTCAGTGAAACAGAGTTGAAAAACTTGAAAGAATCTTTGCTCTTCCAAAAGAGTTCGATTCTGAACAAGACACATGAATTCAAAGCGGAGCAATCCAGCATCACATCTGTCGCAGATGAAGCTGAGGTTGCATCTCTAGATATCTCTAACAACATTTCCATTCATCTTCATGAAAGAGATCGCACAGCGCTTTATGCGATCGAAAGAGCTCTTTCAAAAATAGCTGAGGGGACTTACGGCCAGTGCGAAGCATGCGGTGAAATTATCAGCGCACGCAGACTTCAGGCTCGTCCTTTTACGGCCCTTTGTATTGATTGCATGGAAGAACAAGAGAGCCATTCTAATCTTTTCCAATAA
- the tatC gene encoding twin-arginine translocase subunit TatC, with the protein MRSEELDSKAQSLYEHLAELRKRLINCIYILVLATGVCYGFSEKIFNFVRAPIAPYLPGGGLIYTGPLDKFIAHLKLAFVCGILLSCPFWLYQIWKFIAPGLYAKERKYTMSFIISGTVLFLLGAVFSYYVALPMAFQFLMTFGGDIDKPMISIDQYMGFFTQMCLMFGVAFELPLVIVVLGMLGIVSQGFLKKNRRYAVMTIAVIAAVITPPDLLSMVMMLVPMLLLFEAGVFIVGIFEKKREESLRVNERE; encoded by the coding sequence ATGAGAAGTGAAGAACTCGATTCAAAAGCTCAGTCTTTGTATGAACATCTTGCTGAACTTCGTAAGCGTTTGATCAATTGCATTTACATTTTGGTTTTGGCGACAGGTGTTTGCTATGGATTTAGCGAAAAGATTTTTAACTTCGTCAGAGCACCCATCGCGCCGTATCTTCCTGGTGGAGGTTTGATCTACACAGGACCTCTGGATAAATTCATCGCGCATCTTAAACTTGCGTTTGTGTGCGGGATTTTACTTTCTTGCCCTTTCTGGCTTTATCAAATTTGGAAATTTATTGCTCCAGGTCTTTATGCAAAAGAGCGTAAATACACAATGAGCTTCATCATTTCAGGAACTGTGCTTTTTCTTTTGGGCGCGGTGTTTTCCTACTACGTTGCTTTGCCGATGGCCTTCCAATTCTTGATGACGTTTGGTGGGGACATCGATAAGCCGATGATCTCCATTGATCAGTACATGGGCTTCTTCACACAAATGTGTCTGATGTTTGGTGTGGCCTTTGAACTTCCGCTAGTGATTGTTGTCTTAGGAATGCTTGGAATCGTCAGTCAGGGATTCTTAAAAAAGAACCGTCGTTACGCGGTAATGACAATTGCCGTGATTGCAGCGGTGATCACACCACCAGACCTCCTTAGCATGGTGATGATGTTGGTTCCAATGCTTTTGCTTTTTGAGGCCGGTGTTTTCATCGTCGGTATCTTTGAAAAGAAACGCGAAGAAAGTCTTCGCGTTAATGAGCGCGAATAA
- a CDS encoding M16 family metallopeptidase, with the protein MSKKFQLKNGLKVLFLESHKSPVVSVQMWVKTGSADEKKNEEGISHFIEHLVFKGTRKYGVGEIAATVEGSGGELNAYTSFDQTVFYVTISKQFSDVALDVISEMMGFPTFDPQEIDNEREVVIEEIKRGQDSPGRRASQLLFTNVFKKSPYGIPVIGYDKVVRKVSYKKIREYYQSRYVPSNMFLVVAGDFESKEMKKKVEQMFGAFEPFKLKKISRTKEPAQKNIRIKVEETKFEQTTGYLTWRIPNVKNKDIAALEVMSAILGQGDSSRLMQSLRIKEPLTNSVGSFSYSMQEDGLFAVSFNLEKENLAQALAKITPELTRLIETPPTAAEMQKAITNFASHEVYSVETVDNIARKAGSNEFYYGDHDYYKKYMKQVYALKPEDIQKVAKKYFKADTFGISLMTNMEKKEAEKILKNYAKDLKKALSAAKISKEKEKFTAKKFNINTEAVKHIPETEKIVLSSGATLLIRDQKDTPYVAMKAAFMGGVRVEKENQNGLTELFSRNWLSGSKNFTEDDINLKVDEMAAGLGAFGGRNSVGLSMDYLSPFEDRMLEIYADSLLAPQFPEAILEREKVVIKNQIKSRNDNPAQICVLNFMKEIFKGHPYSRDLVGSEESISAITSKELHDYYKKVVQAKNLTFCVVGDVNKNKWVKALEEITKELPRGEKISNSFQAAPLTENKKLFHELKKEQSHIIVGYRGLTLKDSDRFTLEIIQSILSGQGGRLFLELRDKNSLAYSVSPMHMEGIECGYFGGYIGCSPEKAEKAISMLKAEFQKLADTKISEEELTRAQRYLIGRHDIELQRKSTICNAILFDDIYGLDYRESLDVAEKYFAITPEDIQKLAQKIFSQPTVISLVGPTDVK; encoded by the coding sequence ATGTCTAAAAAATTTCAACTAAAAAACGGTCTGAAAGTCCTTTTCTTAGAAAGCCACAAGTCTCCAGTGGTCTCAGTTCAAATGTGGGTGAAAACAGGCTCCGCGGATGAAAAAAAGAACGAAGAGGGGATTTCTCACTTTATCGAGCACTTGGTCTTTAAAGGCACTCGCAAATACGGCGTCGGAGAAATTGCTGCCACTGTCGAGGGTTCTGGCGGGGAGCTCAATGCTTACACCTCTTTTGACCAAACTGTTTTTTACGTCACGATTTCAAAACAATTCTCGGATGTCGCTTTAGACGTGATTAGTGAAATGATGGGCTTTCCAACGTTTGACCCTCAAGAAATAGACAATGAGCGCGAAGTCGTCATTGAAGAAATCAAGCGGGGGCAAGACAGCCCGGGTCGCCGCGCCTCGCAGCTGTTGTTTACAAATGTTTTTAAGAAAAGTCCGTATGGAATTCCTGTCATTGGTTATGACAAAGTCGTGCGTAAAGTCTCTTACAAAAAAATTCGTGAGTACTACCAATCTCGCTATGTGCCTTCGAATATGTTCCTAGTTGTAGCTGGCGATTTTGAATCTAAGGAAATGAAGAAAAAAGTGGAGCAGATGTTTGGCGCCTTTGAGCCGTTCAAACTTAAAAAAATCTCTCGCACTAAAGAACCGGCGCAAAAAAATATCCGAATCAAGGTGGAAGAAACTAAGTTTGAACAGACGACAGGTTATCTGACGTGGAGAATTCCTAACGTCAAAAACAAGGACATTGCAGCTCTTGAAGTGATGTCAGCTATTTTGGGACAAGGGGATTCGTCTCGTTTGATGCAAAGCCTGCGTATTAAAGAGCCCCTTACTAATTCCGTAGGTTCTTTTAGTTATTCCATGCAAGAAGATGGGCTCTTTGCGGTGTCATTTAATCTTGAAAAAGAAAATCTGGCGCAAGCGCTTGCGAAGATCACACCTGAACTTACGCGCCTTATTGAAACTCCGCCAACGGCAGCAGAAATGCAAAAGGCGATTACGAATTTTGCAAGTCATGAAGTTTATTCTGTAGAAACTGTGGATAATATTGCGAGAAAAGCCGGGAGCAATGAGTTTTATTACGGCGATCATGACTACTACAAAAAGTACATGAAGCAGGTTTATGCTCTGAAACCTGAGGATATCCAAAAAGTTGCAAAGAAATATTTTAAAGCAGACACGTTCGGCATTTCTTTAATGACGAACATGGAGAAAAAAGAAGCGGAAAAAATTCTTAAGAATTATGCCAAAGATCTTAAGAAAGCTTTATCGGCAGCGAAAATTTCTAAAGAAAAAGAAAAATTTACGGCGAAAAAATTCAACATCAATACAGAAGCCGTGAAGCACATTCCGGAAACAGAAAAAATCGTTCTGTCTTCAGGCGCGACACTTTTAATTCGCGATCAAAAAGACACGCCGTATGTGGCGATGAAGGCTGCTTTTATGGGCGGCGTTCGCGTTGAAAAAGAAAATCAGAATGGATTAACAGAACTATTTTCTCGTAATTGGCTTTCAGGATCTAAGAACTTTACAGAAGATGACATCAATCTCAAAGTGGATGAAATGGCGGCGGGTCTTGGTGCCTTTGGCGGAAGAAACTCCGTGGGTCTTTCTATGGATTACCTTTCTCCGTTTGAAGATCGCATGCTTGAAATCTATGCGGATTCTCTTTTGGCTCCACAGTTTCCCGAAGCGATTTTAGAGCGCGAAAAAGTCGTGATTAAAAATCAAATCAAATCGCGCAATGATAACCCGGCGCAGATCTGTGTTTTAAACTTCATGAAAGAAATTTTTAAAGGACATCCTTATTCCCGTGATCTTGTGGGAAGTGAAGAGTCTATATCTGCGATCACTTCAAAAGAACTGCATGATTACTACAAGAAAGTCGTACAGGCGAAAAACCTTACGTTCTGTGTAGTGGGTGATGTGAATAAGAACAAGTGGGTGAAGGCTCTAGAAGAGATCACGAAAGAACTTCCACGCGGAGAGAAAATCTCTAACAGCTTCCAAGCGGCCCCTTTGACGGAAAATAAAAAACTTTTCCATGAGCTAAAAAAAGAACAAAGTCATATCATTGTTGGTTATCGCGGTTTGACGTTGAAAGACTCGGATCGTTTTACTCTTGAAATTATTCAGTCGATTTTAAGTGGGCAGGGCGGGCGACTGTTCTTAGAACTTCGTGATAAAAACTCTTTAGCTTATTCTGTTTCTCCAATGCATATGGAAGGCATTGAGTGTGGATATTTTGGTGGATACATCGGATGTTCTCCTGAGAAAGCGGAAAAAGCGATTTCGATGCTTAAAGCGGAGTTTCAAAAACTAGCAGACACAAAGATTTCTGAAGAAGAACTGACCCGTGCGCAAAGATACTTAATTGGACGCCACGATATCGAGCTGCAAAGAAAGAGCACGATCTGTAACGCGATTCTTTTCGATGATATCTATGGACTTGATTATCGTGAGAGCCTGGATGTTGCCGAAAAATATTTTGCAATTACGCCGGAAGATATTCAGAAATTAGCACAGAAAATCTTCTCGCAGCCCACAGTGATCAGTCTCGTGGGCCCTACAGACGTGAAATAA
- the hemW gene encoding radical SAM family heme chaperone HemW, which yields MAFGVYVHIPYCIQRCTYCDFATYEQSKILPPDQYVELLFKEIRQKHQYYKPQSLDTIYFGGGTPSLIPAPLIVAIIKELGSYGYTTRPDTEITIEINPATINEEKLKIYLDHGVNRFSVGAQTFDDRLLKMVNREHNAKQTLETLDLLRAHNLNFSFDILFALPSQTVEGLKNDVKIAIEQGAKHISPYCLTVPDGHPLSKGRPIDDEQVEMFDIIADELTAKGFKQYEISNFAIPGYESRHNLLYWVDEPYWGLGLSAHSYTKESAWGTRYWNINSIGEYQKQILAFEGQKFTSPALHLPPAQYEALEMHQALTDFCHTSMRLMRGLNVEQLAQKFPAHVSEKVQSLLKGLKQKAWVQHDNGHWSLTRDGLVLSNKVFQELTFLEGEI from the coding sequence ATGGCATTTGGCGTCTACGTTCATATCCCTTATTGCATTCAGCGTTGCACGTATTGTGACTTCGCGACCTACGAGCAAAGCAAAATTTTGCCGCCGGATCAGTACGTCGAATTGCTGTTTAAAGAAATTCGCCAAAAGCATCAGTATTACAAACCGCAAAGTCTTGATACGATCTACTTTGGCGGCGGAACACCGAGCTTGATCCCTGCTCCTCTCATTGTAGCTATTATCAAAGAGCTGGGTAGCTATGGGTACACAACTAGACCCGACACTGAAATCACCATTGAAATCAATCCAGCGACGATCAATGAAGAAAAATTGAAAATCTATTTGGACCACGGAGTAAATCGTTTTTCTGTAGGTGCTCAAACTTTCGATGATCGTTTGTTAAAAATGGTGAACCGCGAACACAACGCAAAGCAGACACTAGAGACCCTGGACCTTTTGCGGGCTCACAATTTGAACTTCAGCTTTGATATTCTTTTTGCTCTTCCATCACAGACCGTTGAGGGACTCAAGAACGACGTGAAGATTGCAATCGAACAAGGGGCAAAACACATCAGTCCTTATTGCCTCACTGTCCCAGATGGACATCCACTTTCAAAAGGCCGCCCCATTGATGATGAACAAGTGGAGATGTTTGACATTATCGCCGATGAACTGACGGCAAAAGGTTTCAAGCAATACGAAATTTCCAACTTCGCAATTCCTGGATATGAATCGCGACACAATTTGTTGTACTGGGTGGATGAACCTTATTGGGGATTGGGACTCAGTGCCCATTCTTATACAAAAGAATCCGCTTGGGGTACGCGCTATTGGAATATCAATTCCATTGGAGAATATCAAAAACAAATCCTGGCGTTTGAAGGACAAAAGTTCACTTCGCCGGCTTTACATTTACCGCCTGCACAATATGAAGCTCTTGAAATGCATCAAGCTCTTACGGACTTTTGTCATACTTCAATGCGTTTAATGCGCGGACTCAATGTTGAGCAATTGGCGCAAAAGTTTCCGGCTCACGTTAGCGAAAAAGTTCAAAGCCTTCTGAAAGGCCTTAAACAAAAAGCATGGGTTCAACATGACAACGGGCATTGGTCGCTCACGCGCGACGGCCTTGTTTTAAGCAATAAAGTTTTCCAAGAATTGACGTTTTTAGAGGGCGAAATCTAA
- a CDS encoding nucleotide exchange factor GrpE gives MSEENNSQNSNPPSGEGASEIQKLQEQAEKFKNDFLYLRAEFENYKRNAIKERAELIKYGGERFIRELLEVVDNFERALSTNVSPENFSTFKQGVEMTAQELKSLLQRNSVQEVPSQGAPFDPAVHEALGAEPTNEVPPGHIARVFKKPYKLHDKVIRTGQVIVAKKPE, from the coding sequence ATGTCTGAAGAAAACAACTCTCAAAACTCCAATCCTCCATCTGGTGAAGGCGCTTCAGAAATTCAAAAGCTTCAAGAACAAGCTGAGAAATTCAAAAACGATTTTCTTTACCTTCGTGCGGAGTTTGAAAACTATAAACGTAACGCCATCAAAGAGCGCGCTGAGCTCATAAAATATGGAGGCGAACGTTTTATCCGCGAGCTTTTAGAGGTTGTTGATAATTTTGAACGTGCTCTTTCCACGAACGTGAGTCCTGAGAACTTCTCAACTTTCAAACAAGGCGTTGAGATGACTGCACAAGAATTGAAATCTCTTTTGCAGCGCAATTCTGTTCAGGAAGTTCCTTCTCAAGGTGCGCCGTTTGATCCTGCCGTGCACGAAGCTTTAGGTGCTGAACCTACAAACGAAGTGCCTCCGGGACACATCGCACGCGTATTTAAAAAGCCTTATAAACTTCACGACAAGGTTATTCGCACAGGACAAGTGATTGTCGCGAAGAAACCAGAGTAA
- a CDS encoding HD domain-containing protein, with translation MTIESLLPFIKEIDRLKKIERQALIHNGGRRENSAEHSWHLAMTVLVLEKTSPEKIDIAKAVKMALLHDIVEIDAGDTMVYGDLSNKKDSEAAALERIMGLLPETIANEFKSLWNEFEEGVSPEAKFVSAIDRFMPIFSNYLNEGYSWKNHKVTVDKVVAKCQPPISEGLPKLWKVTERMLEESVAAGHLAR, from the coding sequence ATGACTATTGAAAGCCTACTTCCTTTTATTAAAGAAATTGATCGTCTTAAAAAAATCGAAAGACAAGCGCTCATTCACAATGGTGGTCGTCGTGAAAATTCGGCGGAACATTCATGGCATTTAGCGATGACGGTTCTTGTTTTAGAAAAAACATCTCCGGAAAAAATTGATATCGCAAAAGCCGTGAAGATGGCGCTTCTTCATGACATCGTCGAAATTGATGCTGGCGATACAATGGTATATGGAGATCTTTCCAATAAAAAAGACAGCGAAGCCGCGGCTCTAGAAAGAATCATGGGTCTTTTGCCTGAGACCATTGCGAACGAATTTAAATCTCTGTGGAATGAATTTGAAGAAGGCGTTTCACCGGAAGCGAAGTTTGTTTCCGCGATCGATCGCTTTATGCCGATTTTTTCCAATTATCTGAACGAAGGTTACTCATGGAAAAACCACAAAGTCACTGTGGATAAAGTTGTGGCTAAATGTCAGCCGCCAATCTCAGAAGGATTGCCAAAACTTTGGAAAGTGACCGAACGCATGTTGGAAGAATCCGTTGCGGCCGGCCACCTTGCTCGTTAA